A single region of the Alosa alosa isolate M-15738 ecotype Scorff River chromosome 6, AALO_Geno_1.1, whole genome shotgun sequence genome encodes:
- the mpg gene encoding DNA-3-methyladenine glycosylase yields the protein MPARKRKSASVEHKTDTQSTVLKRGRQSVDKSNGADAEHNFKSQYFSCESNGLKLGQEFFNQPCVCLAKALIGKVLVRRCANGEELRGRVVETEAYLGGEDKASHSAGGKRTERNLAMFMKPGTIYVYPIYGIYLCMNISSQGEGAAVLLRALEPLQGHTVMRQLRGARRREGSRSLKDKELCNGPSKLCQALDVPRAFDRRDLADDAEVWLETDPGEMPLQEGEVVTSTRIGIESHGEWAAKPLRFYLRGHPCVSVLDKRAEEPGQQTSVELTTISEKSISE from the exons ATGCCAGCTCGCAAGAGAAAATCAGCCTCAGTTGAACACAAGACTGACACACAGTCGACAGTATTAAAACGTGGGAGGCAGTCTGTGGACAAGTCAAACGGGGCCGATGCTGAACATAATTTTAAGAGTCAGTACTTTTCATGTGAAAGTAATGGTCTCAAACTGGGACAAGAGTTTTTCAACCAGCCCTGTGTCTGCTTAGCCAAAGCCCTTATTGGCAAG gtgcTGGTGAGGCGCTGTGCTAATGGGGAGGAGCTGAGGGGAAGAGTGGTTGAAACTGAAGCTTACCTGGGGGGTGAGGACAAGGCCTCCCACTCGGCTGGCGGGAAGCGCACGGAGCGCAACCTGGCCATGTTCATGAAACCTGGCACCATCTATGTCTACCCAATCTATGGCATCTACCTCTGCATGAACATCTCCAGTCAGG gGGAGGGAGCAGCAGTGCTGCTGCGCGCACTGGAGCCCTTGCAGGGCCACACAGTGATGAGGCAACTTCGAGGGGCCCGCAGGCGGGAGGGCTCGCGGAGCCTCAAGGACAAGGAGCTCTGCAACGGGCCCTCCAAACTGTGCCAAGCCCTAGACGTGCCCCGGGCCTTTGACCGCAGGGACCTGGCAGACGACGCCGAGGTGTGGCTGGAGACGGACCCTGGGGAGATGCCACTGCAGGAGGGCGAGGTGGTGACCTCCACACGCATTGGCATCGAGTCCCACGGGGAGTGGGCGGCCAAGCCGCTCCGTTTCTACCTGCGCGGACATCCCTGCGTCAGCGTTTTGGACAAGAGGGCAGAGGAGCCTGGTCAACAGACTTCTGTAGAACTGACCACAATCTCTGAGAAGTCCATTTCTGAgtaa